A genome region from Magnolia sinica isolate HGM2019 chromosome 8, MsV1, whole genome shotgun sequence includes the following:
- the LOC131253620 gene encoding transcription elongation factor TFIIS-like: MEKEVVEIFEAAKRAADAAAAAATDGAQSGGPDESRCVEALKRLRDLPVTMQILISTQVGKRLRSLTKHPMEKIQAIASDLLGVWKNIVIEETAKDNKKISNPSSKNSTNLQVRSERAEAVKMETVKANKSQNPERMKAEDKFKRSQSVKVEKVVQSVKAEKLSRSESLKVEKIGENDNTVQVEKIHEEEKQAALIRGGPPKLTSMIKCNDSMRDKLRELLAEAFSKVSTEADEDMMDQVNACDPIRVAVSVESVMYEKMGRSNGVQKVKYRSVMFNLKDSNNPDLRRRVLLGHIKPERLIDMTPEEMASDKRKQENTVIKEKALFECERGGAPEATTDQFKCGRCGQRKTTYYQLQTRSADEPMTTFVTCVNCNHHWKFC, encoded by the exons ATGGAGAAAGAGGTTGTGGAGATCTTCGAAGCGGCGAAGAGGGCGGCAGACGCTGCAGCTGCAGCCGCGACGGATGGGGCGCAGTCCGGCGGACCGGACGAATCTAGGTGCGTTGAGGCGTTGAAGCGGCTGAGGGATCTTCCCGTCACGATGCAGATTCTCATTTCGACGCAG GTCGGAAAACGCCTCCGTAGCCTCACTAAACATCCTATGGAGAAGATCCAAGCCATCGCTTCTGACCTGCTCGGCGTCTGGAAGAACATAGTCATTGAGGAAACAGCCAAAGACAATAAGAAAATCAGCAACCCCAGCAGTAAAAACTCTACTAATCTCCAAGTAAGATCCGAGAGAGCAGAGGCGGTAAAGATGGAGACTGTAAAAGCCAACAAGTCCCAAAACCCTGAGCGGATGAAGGCCGAAGACAAGTTTAAAAGATCACAATCCGTCAAGGTTGAGAAGGTTGTTCAGTCAGTGAAAGCTGAGAAGCTCTCAAGGTCAGAATCTCTCAAGGTTGAGAAGATTGGTGAGAATGACAACACCGTCCAGGTTGAAAAGATTCATGAGGAAGAGAAGCAAGCTGCCCTGATCagaggtggcccaccaaagctaaCTTCGATGATCAAATGCAATGATTCCATGCGTGACAAGCTCCGTGAGCTTCTCGCTGAGGCCTTCTCCAAAGTCTCCACTGAAGCTGATGAAGATATGATGGATCAAGTGAATGCGTGCGACCCAATACGAGTAGCTGTATCAGTGGAGTCTGTGATGTACGAGAAGATGGGCCGCTCTAATGGGGTGCAGAAGGTCAAATACAGATCCGTCATGTTCAATCTCAAGGACTCCAACAATCCTGATTTACGGAGGAGAGTGCTTCTGGGCCATATCAAACCGGAGAGGCTGATCGACATGACTCCTGAAGAGATGGCTAGCGATAAGAGGAAGCAAGAGAATACTGTGATTAAAGAAAAAGCTTTGTTTGAGTGCGAGCGTGGTGGGGCCCCAGAAGCTACGACTGATCAGTTCAAGTGCGGCCGATGCGGGCAGCGGAAGACGACATACTACCAGTTGCAGACACGGAGCGCAGATGAGCCGATGACGACGTTCGTGACATGTGTAAATTGCAACCACCACTGGAAATTTTGTTAA